CTCCACTCTAATTTATAGTAAGTTTTTTTAGCGATCTTTTTCTGCTCGCGTTCCAGTTTTCGGGCACGACGTGGATTGCTGTATATCATCATATTTCTTATTTCATCGAGAACGATTATGCCTGAAGGAAGTATAACCATAAGAATAAAAAAGATTTTACTGGTTCTGAATGCGTCAATCAGTAATCCTAAAAAGGGAATGACAAATGCCAATTTTCCAACTACATTAAATGCAGGCACCTTAAAGTCATCTGCTATGTTGTTTGCATCGCCTTTAGTATGGAAGGAACGTATTTCTCCTGTTGAGGAGTGGACTTTTCCTATGGAAATTATCCGGTGTGTAACGAAGGTACCAGGTTTACCGCCTGGAACTTGAAAGGTTATAACATCTCCAACATTAAGCTCATTAGGATCTACAGATTTTGTGATCACGATGTCACCAGGAAGAAAAAGAGGCACCATGCTTCCGCTCAGGACTATCATAAGCTTGTATGATCCTGTATAGAAGGGCATTAATGTATTAATGAGAAATATTCCAATTATAAGGAAAATCGCTATCTGGATAATTTCCTTTTTCTTCATCTTTTCATATCCGGGCTGATACAGTAGCACATTGATCGTTTTAATATTTCCGTTTGTCTTTCCTCATTTAATATTGTTTCGAATTATCTTAATGTTTGAATTTAAAAGTTTCAGCAAATTATCGGAATTTCCACTTAAACTTTTTTATTCCAGGCTCTTCATTGTTTTTTGATTTATCATAATCTGGACCTGCAGGAAATCCCTGAAATTTCCTGATTTTTCTGGTGTTTCCTGTGCATAAAGGAGTATTATGAAAGAATAACACTATTTCCTGGTTACCGCGCACGTTAATAAAATATAAATATAAATCTTTCGCAACTTGTAATAAAATATTAGATATTGAGCTTAAAAACTCTTAGTAATCTTTTGTTACTTGAGATATATTGACCTTAATCGGCAATTACTTCTTATCAGTCTATAATGTGCCTCTTGATAACAGTAAT
This region of Methanosarcina flavescens genomic DNA includes:
- a CDS encoding signal peptidase I, producing MKKKEIIQIAIFLIIGIFLINTLMPFYTGSYKLMIVLSGSMVPLFLPGDIVITKSVDPNELNVGDVITFQVPGGKPGTFVTHRIISIGKVHSSTGEIRSFHTKGDANNIADDFKVPAFNVVGKLAFVIPFLGLLIDAFRTSKIFFILMVILPSGIIVLDEIRNMMIYSNPRRARKLEREQKKIAKKTYYKLEWRKLTQLILVSGLVFLGIVAFNLGDNGHIVLKSENKIDNSGFLPMVYTIKPDNPELMLDIYPWYGVLTPFNETKVNEYEVSAPDGVVAPSTYTQFNEIVVTAPENTPAEISTVPYILPVFWIVELAEISPYLPAVAEILIYTSAFTLFLLPLWCKKKVRGRHKKKIGLKRTLALWKRTLNLR